A section of the Citrus sinensis cultivar Valencia sweet orange chromosome 8, DVS_A1.0, whole genome shotgun sequence genome encodes:
- the LOC127899400 gene encoding protein FAR1-RELATED SEQUENCE 9-like — protein sequence MDRVMDRHREGEGKDDFNSCEGCPVLITHLKVYEQQAAEKYTRAIFRLVREEIEKEGMLTAVLCDRDIGCTTYRVRQFGVSGKHFQVVVNETTKTLSCSCKCLETLGIPCSHCFIVMKAENITEIPPAMILSRWSMTAKYAVQSPSETSLQCLHYMTQEARVSMIYASYGSFLRYAASSVAAYNEAISDIHNLMLRLEAMSQGEQSTREAFHSTETVVRNPEVILTKCLVKRQKNTQGQKGKCSRCGGRGHNVRKCK from the coding sequence ATGGATCGAGTTATGGATAGGCACAGAGAGGGGGAGGGAAAGGATGACTTTAACAGTTGTGAGGGCTGTCCGGTACTAATAACCCACCTGAAGGTGTATGAACAGCAGGCAGCCGAGAAGTACACGCGTGCCATATTTCGTTTGGTTCGAGAAGAGATTGAGAAGGAAGGGATGCTTACTGCAGTACTATGTGACCGAGATATAGGCTGTACTACATACAGAGTTAGACAATTTGGTGTTTCTGGAAAACATTTCCAAGTAGTGGTAAATGAAACGACAAAAACTTTATCCTGCAGCTGCAAGTGCTTGGAGACACTTGGAATTCCATGTTCGCACTGTTTTATTGTGATGAAAGCTGAAAATATCACAGAAATTCCACCTGCAATGATTTTGTCTCGATGGAGTATGACTGCAAAGTATGCAGTTCAGTCTCCATCGGAGACAAGTTTACAGTGTTTGCATTACATGACACAGGAAGCTCGCGTAAGCATGATTTATGCATCATACGGGAGTTTTCTTCGATATGCTGCATCCAGTGTTGCCGCATACAATGAAGCAATATCAGATATTCATAATTTGATGTTAAGATTAGAGGCAATGTCTCAGGGAGAGCAATCGACAAGGGAAGCTTTCCATAGCACAGAAACAGTGGTGCGAAACCCGGAGGTTATTTTGACAAAATGCTTggttaaaagacaaaagaacACACAGGGGCAAAAGGGAAAGTGCAGCAGATGTGGTGGACGAGGCCACAATGTTCGAAAGTGCAAGTAA
- the LOC127899401 gene encoding protein FAR1-RELATED SEQUENCE 5-like: MVHRSGGYDKVGYNRRDMQNRLYSKRRQELKESDAVTCLSYLDGKKSSDPSFFYNFTVTSSNRLGDLFWCDGGSCADYALFGDVIAFDATYKTNAYQKPFVVILGINHHRRTIVFGFALLADEIEHTYTWLLESFILAMNNKQPKTVITDGDRAMRNAISKIFPQACHRLCCWHLARNAQTNVNNTDFTREFRRCMLNGYTEDEFNEKWKHIVDTHHVGMNDWVQKMYDDRHMWADAYLRGKFFGGMRSTQRLEGMNAYLNHSVNRRL; the protein is encoded by the coding sequence ATGGTGCATAGATCTGGGGGTTACGACAAAGTTGGGTATAATAGGAGGGATATGCAAAATAGGCTCTATTCGAAGAGACGGCAGGAATTAAAAGAGTCAGATGCAGTTACATGCCTATCATATCTAGATGGGAAGAAGAGCTCCGATCCGTCTTTCTTTTATAACTTTACAGTTACAAGCTCAAATCGACTAGGGGACTTGTTTTGGTGCGACGGGGGATCTTGTGCTGATTATGCATTGTTTGGGGATGTAATAGCATTCGACGCAACGTACAAAACAAATGCGTATCAGAAACCTTTTGTCGTTATTTTGGGGATCAATCATCATAGGCGGACAATAGTGTTCGGATTTGCTTTATTAGCGGATGAAATTGAACACACATACACATGGCTATTAGAATCATTTATATTGGCAATGAATAACAAGCAGCCGAAGACAGTCATTACAGATGGGGACAGAGCAATGCGAAATGCAATTAGCAAGATTTTTCCACAAGCGTGCCACCGATTATGCTGCTGGCATTTGGCTCGGAATGCACAGACCAATGTAAACAACACTGATTTCACTAGAGAATTTCGGCGGTGTATGCTGAATGGATATACGGAGgatgaatttaatgaaaaatggaAACACATAGTAGACACACACCACGTAGGGATGAATGATTGGGTTCAGAAGATGTATGATGACAGACATATGTGGGCTGATGCATATTTGCGAGGTAAGTTTTTCGGTGGAATGAGGAGCACTCAGAGATTAGAGGGAATGAATGCATATTTAAACCACTCTGTGAATAGAAGGCTTTGA
- the LOC127899077 gene encoding uncharacterized protein LOC127899077: MTDSTPAEGPLFTFVLEYMGSGMMIQTVRPTTYTVERLCNIAALVLQKKESPKIHRFHPKAVLPWGGHVVEVNGDESLKNIIRQCITNGEYNVRLVVMFDGEESQVATFDTPTRILGVGDQVPSVCVGREHKLEEGIATKGQQPTGKRRDGGGSKRIYRCSICSGDSHGKRTCKVVRTLPPVAPSNSQERHLCNPTEDEDFATNEDNDSGSSADSGYTVVIM; the protein is encoded by the exons ATGACCGATTCCACACCGGCAGAGGGTCCTCTCTTTACTTTCGTCCTCGAGTACATGGGGTCGGGCATGATGATTCAAACAGTTAGGCCAACGACATATACTGTTGAACGTCTGTGCAACATTGCAGCGCTGGTGCTCCAGAAGAAGGAGTCTCCAAAGATTCATAGATTCCACCCCAAAGCAGTCCTTCCGTGGGGTGGTCATGTCGTGGAAGTCAATGGAGACGAATCacttaagaatattattagaCAGTGCATCACCAATGGCGAGTACAATGTCCGTCTTGTTGTAATGTTTGATGGAGAGGAATCACAAGTGGCGACATTTGATACCCCCACAAGAATTTTGGGGGTAGGAGACCAAGTCCCCAGCGTATGTGTCGGCCGGGAGCACAAACTAGAAGAAGGTATCGCCACGAAAGGTCAACAACCGACGGGAAAAAGGCGCGACGGTGGTGGGTCCAAGCGAATTTACAGGTGCAGCATATGCAGTGGAGACAGCCATGGGAAGCGGACCTGCAAGGTTGTAAGAACATTACCACCCGTGGCCCCATCGAATAGTCAG GAACGACATTTATGTAATCCGACCGAGGACGAAGATTTCGCAACGAACGAGGATAACGACAGTGGGAGTTCGGCCGATAGTGGCTATACAGTTGTAATTATGTAG